The Streptococcus mitis region GCATCGATTATGTTTGTAGTTTATCTCTACAATACTCGCCTCAGTAAGAAATCCAACTCCAAGGCACTAAAGGCAGCAGCCAAGGACAATCTTTCTGATGCAGTCACCTCACTTGGTACTACCATTGCCATCCTGGCCAGCAGTTTCAATTATCCCATTGTGGATAAACTGGTTGCCATTATCATCACTTTCTTTATCTTGAAAACTGCTTATGATATCTTCATCGAGTCTTCTTTTAGTCTTTCAGATGGCTTTGACGACCGTCTGCTTGAGGACTATCAAAAGGCCATTATGGAAATTCCCAAAATCAGCAAGGTTAAGTCCCAAAGAGGTCGCACCTACGGTAGCAACATTTATCTTGATATTACGCTAGAAATGAATCCTGACTTGTCTGTTTTTGAGAGTCATGAAATCGCGGATCAAGTCGAGTCTATGCTGGAGGAACGTTTTGGCGTCTTTGATACCGATGTCCATATTGAGCCAGCGCCTATCCCTGAGGATGAAATTTTAGACAATGTCTACAAAAAATTGCTTATGCGCGAACAATTGATTGACCAAGGAAATCAACTGGAAGAACTCTTGGCTGACGATTTTGTCTATATTCGTCAAGATGGAGAGCAGATGGATAAAGAGGCCTATAAAGCCGAAAAAGACTTGAATTCTGCTATCAAAGACATTCAAATCACTTCCATCAGTCAAAAGACCAAACTCATCTACTATGAATTAGATGGCATCGTCCATACCAGTATCTGGCGACGCCACGAAACCTGGCAAAATATCTTTCATCAAGAAACCAAAAAAGAATAGAGAAATCCTGTCATGAGACGGGATTTTTCTATTCTTCTAGCTATCAAACTCACTGAGATACTCATAGCGTTCGTATTTTTCAAGGAGTGCTTCGTTATTCTCATCTAATTCTTTTTGGAGAGTAGCCAGCTTACCAAAGTCAGAACCATTGGCCTGCATCTCCTCTTCAATAGCAGCGATACGATTTTCCAAGGTTTCAATATCGCCTTCAATGCTTGCCCACTCCTGCTTTTCTTGGTAGGTCATGCGTTTCTTGTCTTCACGGACCTTGACCACTTTCTCCTTTTCGACCTTTTGCACTTGATTGGCCATCTCTGTTTCAAAGGCTTTTTCATCAAGGTAATCAGTGTAATGACCAAAGAAAGGACGAATTTTACCATCCTCAAATGCAAGAATCTTGGTCGCTACCTTATCCAAGAAATAGCGGTCGTGACTAACAGTCAAAACTAGACCCGCAAAGCCTTGCAAGAAATTCTCCAAAACTGTCAAAGTCGCAATATCTAGGTCATTTGTCGGTTCGTCCAAGAGAAGAACATTTGGTTTTTCCAAGAGTAATTTGAGGAGATAAAGACGTTTTTTCTCTCCCCCAGACAATTTCTCAATCAAGGTTCCATGCGTCGAACGTTGGAAAAGGAACTGCTCCAGCAACTCTGCAATTGAAGTCGTAGAACCACCGCTGGTCTTGACCTCTTCTGCCACTTCCTGCAAGTAATTGATCACTCGCTTGCTTTCATCCAAGCCCTCAATTTGCTGAGAAAAATAGGCGATGCGAACAGTTTCCCCTATGACAACTTGGCCTTCAGTTGGATCAAGACTTCCAGCAATCAGGTTGAGCAGGGTTGATTTCCCAACACCGTTGTCCCCAACGATTCCAATACGGTCTTTGGCCTGCACCAAGAGATTAAAATCTTGCAAAATGGGCTTATTTTCATAGGCAAAGGAAACATCCTGAAACTCGATGACTTTCTTCCCAATACGACTGGTTTCAAAGTTCATGGTCAAATCTGTTTCAGCAACGCCACCTGAGACTTCTTTCTTCAAGTCGTGGAAACGATTGATACGAGCTTGCTGCTTGGTTGCACGCGCCTGCGGTTGTCTGCGCATCCAGGCCAATTCTTGCTTATAAAGTTGTTCTTTTTTGTGAAGAAGAGCCGCGTCACGCTCATCCTGTTCCGCCTTAAGGCGAACATAGTCCTGATAATTGCCCTGATATTCGGTCAAGCCTGCGCGATCCAATTCGAAAATCCGTGTTGACAAAGCGTCTAAGAAATAACGATCGTGAGTGATAAAGAGAACTGTCTTCTTAGAATTTTTTAAAAAGAGGGTCAGCCACTCAATAGTCGCAATATCCAGATGGTTGGTTGGCTCATCCAAAAGCAAGAGGTCGTGGTTGCCAAGTAAAACTTGCGCCAATTGGACCCGTCTTCTTAGACCACCTGACAATTCCCCAACAGGAGTAGATAAGTCCTGAATACCCAGCTTGCTGAGAACGGTCTTGACCTGACTCTCAATTTCCCAAGCTTGGAGAGAGTCCATTTCTGCCATGACTCGTTCCAAACGCGCTTGCTTGTCCTCACTATAGTTGAGCATAATCAATTCATACTCACGAATAAGCTGGATTTCCTTGAGGTCGCTA contains the following coding sequences:
- the mntE gene encoding CDF family manganese efflux transporter MntE produces the protein MKQSISNLKLAERGAIISISTYLILSAAKLATGHLLHSSSLVADGFNNVSDIIGNVALLIGIRMARQPADRDHRFGHWKIEDLASLITSIIMFYVGFDVLRDTIQKILSREETVIDPLGATLGIISASIMFVVYLYNTRLSKKSNSKALKAAAKDNLSDAVTSLGTTIAILASSFNYPIVDKLVAIIITFFILKTAYDIFIESSFSLSDGFDDRLLEDYQKAIMEIPKISKVKSQRGRTYGSNIYLDITLEMNPDLSVFESHEIADQVESMLEERFGVFDTDVHIEPAPIPEDEILDNVYKKLLMREQLIDQGNQLEELLADDFVYIRQDGEQMDKEAYKAEKDLNSAIKDIQITSISQKTKLIYYELDGIVHTSIWRRHETWQNIFHQETKKE
- a CDS encoding ABC-F family ATP-binding cassette domain-containing protein, translated to MSDFIVEKLSKSVGDKTVFKDISFIIHDLDRIGLIGVNGTGKTTLLDVLSGVSGFDGDVSPFSAKNDYQIGYLTQDPDFDDRKTVLDTVLSSDLKEIQLIREYELIMLNYSEDKQARLERVMAEMDSLQAWEIESQVKTVLSKLGIQDLSTPVGELSGGLRRRVQLAQVLLGNHDLLLLDEPTNHLDIATIEWLTLFLKNSKKTVLFITHDRYFLDALSTRIFELDRAGLTEYQGNYQDYVRLKAEQDERDAALLHKKEQLYKQELAWMRRQPQARATKQQARINRFHDLKKEVSGGVAETDLTMNFETSRIGKKVIEFQDVSFAYENKPILQDFNLLVQAKDRIGIVGDNGVGKSTLLNLIAGSLDPTEGQVVIGETVRIAYFSQQIEGLDESKRVINYLQEVAEEVKTSGGSTTSIAELLEQFLFQRSTHGTLIEKLSGGEKKRLYLLKLLLEKPNVLLLDEPTNDLDIATLTVLENFLQGFAGLVLTVSHDRYFLDKVATKILAFEDGKIRPFFGHYTDYLDEKAFETEMANQVQKVEKEKVVKVREDKKRMTYQEKQEWASIEGDIETLENRIAAIEEEMQANGSDFGKLATLQKELDENNEALLEKYERYEYLSEFDS